Proteins from a genomic interval of Sulfurirhabdus autotrophica:
- a CDS encoding DUF58 domain-containing protein produces MKIPGSLFKRLISPVSPAENDGIHSPLLGDDELAEIIRRVQAMNLAQGQSREVHYRHAGNYRSAYLGRGLDFEEVRPYQHGDEVRDMDWRTTARTGKPYLKIYREEHQPALHIVVDRGASMRFGTRVQLKATLAARIAAIFAFSAMSSNACIGGTVWQPGGFTLPCRNGEEGATWLVRAAISPCPPLLEESQEEARTFTAMLRHLDTLLTRGTRLFLISDFSQLHEQDLPVLLRLASHHDLIVVQVLDAAEEKLPDVGLMRFHDVASGKLRWLDTANHGVREIFQREAAALHDKQRMLFERIGVRLHQCTTDSDPFSLITRISYE; encoded by the coding sequence ATGAAAATTCCGGGCAGTCTTTTTAAACGCCTGATTTCACCTGTTTCGCCGGCTGAGAATGATGGCATCCACTCTCCGCTATTGGGTGATGATGAACTGGCTGAAATTATCCGGCGTGTACAAGCCATGAATCTCGCTCAGGGCCAGTCGAGAGAGGTGCATTACCGGCATGCCGGTAATTATCGCTCGGCTTATCTCGGTCGTGGTCTGGATTTCGAAGAGGTGCGCCCCTACCAGCACGGTGATGAAGTTCGGGATATGGACTGGCGGACGACTGCACGTACAGGTAAACCCTATCTCAAAATTTATCGTGAAGAGCATCAACCTGCATTGCACATTGTAGTAGATCGTGGCGCCAGCATGCGCTTTGGTACGCGTGTTCAGTTGAAAGCTACCTTGGCGGCCAGAATTGCCGCTATTTTTGCATTTAGCGCCATGAGTAGCAACGCATGTATTGGCGGCACAGTCTGGCAGCCAGGCGGGTTCACTTTGCCATGCAGAAATGGTGAAGAAGGGGCAACTTGGCTAGTACGTGCTGCAATTTCACCTTGCCCGCCATTGCTTGAAGAATCTCAGGAAGAGGCTCGCACCTTCACAGCGATGTTGCGTCATCTGGATACCCTGTTAACCCGTGGTACGAGATTGTTTCTTATCAGTGATTTCAGTCAATTGCATGAACAGGATCTGCCTGTATTGCTGAGGCTGGCATCTCACCACGACCTGATAGTGGTGCAGGTGCTGGATGCAGCGGAAGAAAAGTTACCTGATGTAGGGTTAATGCGCTTCCATGATGTGGCTTCAGGAAAATTGCGATGGCTGGACACAGCAAATCATGGTGTAAGGGAAATTTTTCAGCGAGAAGCCGCAGCGTTGCACGATAAACAGCGCATGCTGTTTGAACGGATTGGTGTGCGGCTTCATCAGTGCACGACGGATAGTGATCCATTCAGTTTGATTACCAGAATCAGTTATGAATGA
- a CDS encoding vWA domain-containing protein: MIILAHPEWLLLIPLLLVLVWHAGLKAQLEKELDHAQLVLEHPDLSMIAEGKNVSAATARRHVMFNGLALGLLVLALAQPQRIGDWIPENPEGREIVMLIDTSKTMSINDFEMNGQSVERLNVLKGVVSEFIAARQGDHFGVIAFGTLAATLVPPTFDRALVTAMIRQVQVGVAGDDTAIGDAVGLALKQLQVRPKLRPALILFTDGDNTAGDISPREAVELARRMGVPIYAVQIGDEPFTISESASAPAKASAELSLKDMANLTGGRYYRVGNTGALQKVVRDIGNLEKTVTHPSTRRNIQEWYLFPLLLAVGLISIARLLQIRRLAI; the protein is encoded by the coding sequence GTGATTATCCTGGCACATCCTGAATGGTTGTTATTGATTCCATTACTGCTTGTGCTGGTGTGGCATGCCGGGCTGAAAGCGCAACTGGAAAAAGAGCTCGATCACGCTCAATTGGTGCTGGAACATCCTGACTTAAGCATGATCGCTGAGGGTAAAAATGTTTCAGCAGCCACTGCACGCCGACATGTCATGTTTAATGGGTTGGCGCTTGGATTGCTGGTGCTGGCATTGGCACAGCCACAGCGAATCGGCGACTGGATCCCTGAAAATCCGGAAGGGCGTGAAATCGTCATGTTGATTGATACTTCAAAAACGATGAGCATTAATGATTTTGAGATGAATGGTCAGTCTGTTGAACGTTTGAATGTATTGAAAGGGGTGGTCAGCGAATTTATTGCAGCAAGGCAGGGCGACCATTTTGGGGTGATTGCATTTGGTACGCTGGCTGCGACGTTGGTTCCGCCTACTTTTGATCGAGCGCTAGTGACTGCCATGATCAGGCAAGTGCAAGTAGGCGTGGCCGGAGACGACACTGCAATCGGTGATGCGGTGGGCCTGGCGTTAAAGCAGTTGCAAGTGCGCCCGAAATTGCGACCCGCATTGATTCTGTTTACAGATGGGGATAATACCGCAGGGGATATCAGCCCACGAGAGGCCGTTGAACTGGCCCGGCGCATGGGAGTGCCTATTTATGCCGTGCAAATCGGGGATGAACCTTTTACAATCAGCGAGAGTGCATCCGCACCTGCTAAAGCTTCAGCTGAACTCAGCCTGAAAGATATGGCTAACTTGACGGGTGGACGTTATTACAGGGTAGGCAATACCGGTGCGTTACAAAAGGTAGTGAGGGATATCGGTAATCTTGAAAAAACCGTCACCCATCCCTCAACGCGTCGCAATATACAGGAATGGTATTTGTTCCCGTTACTGCTTGCCGTTGGATTGATCAGCATTGCGCGTTTGCTCCAGATTCGCAGGTTGGCAATATGA
- a CDS encoding DUF4381 domain-containing protein, translating to MNESVASLIDIIDPVAPLQESANSVVWLAAGIVCSVLLVAGIIFWWRKKKPARLAVKRLKALRLHVSAGELSSHEMVFMVAMELRRGLSLARLLPETPPLGFQREDVALWSSFVQLLDTLRYAPDVALDNQQLEAIFAQTEIWLRRYSL from the coding sequence ATGAATGAATCCGTTGCGAGCCTGATTGATATTATTGATCCAGTGGCCCCTTTGCAAGAATCGGCGAACAGCGTGGTCTGGCTTGCAGCAGGGATTGTCTGCTCCGTTTTGCTGGTAGCAGGAATAATATTCTGGTGGCGAAAGAAAAAGCCAGCCAGGTTGGCAGTTAAGCGGTTGAAGGCATTGCGACTGCATGTTTCTGCGGGTGAATTGAGCAGTCATGAAATGGTTTTTATGGTCGCAATGGAATTGCGGCGCGGATTATCCCTTGCACGCCTGCTTCCTGAAACCCCTCCCCTTGGTTTTCAGAGAGAGGATGTTGCACTATGGTCATCGTTTGTCCAACTACTGGACACATTGCGGTATGCGCCAGATGTTGCTTTAGATAATCAGCAACTGGAAGCAATATTTGCGCAAACGGAAATTTGGCTGAGGCGATACAGTCTGTGA
- a CDS encoding BatD family protein: MVRYVLLSALIFTMTWPAMLLAQMVLSVQSNKSALALGEALNFEVRVQAATSPITAINLEPLKQDFEIYAVSSRTQTEMIKMHEVVTEVMSLTLYPLRAGHLQLPSLVFLGEKSKSLSVQVADSGPQTPHVGINAFFDTAHQRVRQANTLYLEITDDGSLQWLPPKNILASGMHVRQLGETQRDEMIDGNSVTVHRYAWSVMPLREGIAAVRFPMLAAVKFGANLRYAVPPIRIDVAPVPSYLPTFVPIGKMLVSIKALPEKMLLNRPANLEMTIQGAGLSEEGIAQLLSTLRGSDALQLYPLSIRIDKQERAISPLQTWLIDIPFKPLHAGKIRMPDIDIPYYDPASGQLTSFHHEGQALEVMNPMRSLVIKSVAVLLLLFMVAIIGAMLWKKLRRNGKRNASLLRIKAAATFQDLTQALQVFDSGDGAMESATLQNWLKLTEERFAVTTRLHDLVQMLETACYGSDKTEKSLAELANELWVEMSALRSNRGKAKVSQPQQLTISLFNPKIKI; encoded by the coding sequence ATGGTAAGGTATGTTCTGTTGAGTGCTTTGATCTTCACAATGACATGGCCGGCTATGCTCTTGGCGCAAATGGTTTTGTCAGTGCAATCTAACAAAAGTGCATTGGCGCTTGGTGAGGCATTGAACTTTGAAGTTCGTGTGCAAGCAGCGACTTCACCGATTACTGCAATCAATCTGGAGCCGCTTAAACAGGATTTTGAGATTTATGCAGTTTCAAGCCGCACACAAACAGAAATGATAAAAATGCACGAAGTGGTGACCGAAGTCATGTCGCTCACGCTCTATCCTTTACGGGCAGGCCACCTTCAATTGCCGTCACTAGTGTTTTTGGGTGAAAAAAGTAAATCGTTATCCGTGCAGGTGGCTGATTCAGGTCCGCAAACACCGCACGTAGGGATTAATGCCTTTTTTGATACAGCACACCAACGTGTAAGGCAAGCAAATACGCTATACCTTGAAATCACTGATGATGGCAGCCTGCAATGGTTGCCACCAAAAAATATTTTGGCATCAGGGATGCATGTGCGACAGTTGGGTGAAACGCAACGAGATGAGATGATTGACGGAAATAGCGTGACAGTTCACCGATACGCATGGTCAGTGATGCCGCTACGTGAAGGAATCGCTGCTGTGCGATTCCCCATGCTCGCTGCGGTAAAGTTTGGTGCAAATTTGCGTTATGCAGTTCCACCAATCAGGATAGACGTAGCTCCCGTCCCCTCTTATTTGCCAACTTTTGTGCCCATTGGAAAAATGCTTGTTTCAATAAAAGCCTTGCCTGAGAAAATGTTACTGAACCGGCCAGCAAATTTGGAAATGACTATTCAGGGAGCAGGATTAAGCGAAGAGGGAATAGCGCAATTACTATCAACCCTGCGTGGAAGCGACGCGCTTCAGCTTTATCCGCTTTCAATTCGCATTGATAAGCAAGAGAGGGCCATTTCTCCCCTGCAGACTTGGCTGATTGACATCCCGTTTAAGCCATTGCATGCAGGCAAAATACGCATGCCTGATATCGACATACCTTATTATGATCCCGCTAGTGGTCAGTTGACATCTTTTCATCATGAAGGGCAGGCGCTTGAAGTAATGAATCCCATGAGATCGTTGGTAATAAAATCAGTCGCAGTGCTATTGTTGCTTTTTATGGTTGCTATCATAGGCGCTATGTTGTGGAAGAAACTGCGCCGAAATGGCAAAAGAAATGCATCCTTGTTGCGCATCAAAGCTGCAGCAACTTTTCAGGACTTAACTCAGGCACTTCAGGTATTTGATAGTGGGGATGGCGCTATGGAAAGTGCAACCTTGCAGAATTGGCTTAAGTTGACGGAGGAACGGTTTGCCGTGACTACACGGTTGCATGACTTGGTGCAAATGCTGGAAACAGCATGCTATGGAAGCGACAAAACTGAAAAATCCTTGGCGGAACTGGCAAATGAATTGTGGGTGGAAATGAGCGCGCTACGCTCTAACCGAGGCAAAGCAAAGGTTAGTCAGCCACAACAACTGACAATCAGTTTGTTTAATCCAAAAATAAAGATATAG
- a CDS encoding histidine phosphatase family protein — protein sequence MISKLNFRVLCVSILSVTALFCANNTYANNDDAWQKLAEGGKVVLMRHAAVVAGQENGSLMLRDSSCKKERNLSAEGENVARALGKMFRDRNIQIAEVRHSPFCRTTDTAKIAFGGGTPVEYLYVLELRAPEDAAAQTKKLNQIIGSYSGKGNLVLITHEPNINAVSFELLKQSDFLVLQPAGGDKFEEIGVVRWEASI from the coding sequence ATGATATCAAAACTGAATTTTCGCGTCTTATGTGTGAGTATTCTTAGCGTTACGGCATTGTTTTGCGCAAATAACACATACGCAAATAATGATGATGCGTGGCAAAAGCTTGCTGAAGGCGGGAAGGTCGTACTCATGCGTCACGCGGCTGTTGTTGCAGGGCAGGAAAACGGCAGCCTAATGCTGCGGGATTCATCCTGCAAAAAAGAGCGAAATCTTTCAGCTGAGGGCGAGAATGTAGCTAGAGCATTAGGAAAGATGTTTCGAGACCGAAATATTCAGATAGCTGAAGTTCGGCATAGCCCGTTTTGCCGCACCACCGATACGGCAAAAATCGCTTTTGGTGGCGGAACTCCGGTAGAGTATCTCTATGTACTTGAACTGCGTGCACCTGAAGATGCCGCTGCGCAGACAAAAAAATTGAATCAAATCATCGGCTCTTACTCAGGGAAGGGAAACCTTGTTTTGATTACGCATGAACCTAACATAAACGCAGTTTCATTTGAATTACTCAAGCAATCAGATTTTCTGGTTTTGCAACCTGCGGGCGGTGATAAATTTGAGGAAATCGGTGTGGTGCGATGGGAAGCATCCATTTGA
- a CDS encoding AAA family ATPase yields the protein MLNQPRILELRNYLESVIVGQKDLLDKLVISLLTGGHILVEGLPGLAKTTAVKALASGVHGSFRRIQFTPDLLPGDLTGTDIYNPQEGSFCFSEGPLFHEIILADEINRAPAKVQSALLEAMQERQITVGGVTRPLPPLFMVMATQNPLEQAGTYPLPEAQLDRFLLHVVLDYPSAEEELLILQRDRERLSGTGGQDGSSGVDVQTILAAREEVKQIHIDPILEGYIVALVGATRDIGKWLPEYAGFIEVGASPRGSLAIAHAAAAVAYLNGRGFVTPDDIFDVVPDCLRHRIIPSFTARMEKIACDDIIRKLLAVVPVP from the coding sequence ATGCTAAATCAGCCCAGAATTCTCGAGTTGCGCAACTATCTGGAAAGTGTCATCGTCGGTCAGAAGGATTTGCTTGATAAGCTGGTGATCAGCTTGTTGACGGGGGGGCATATTCTGGTAGAAGGGTTGCCTGGCTTGGCCAAGACGACTGCAGTAAAGGCGCTGGCATCTGGTGTGCATGGCAGTTTTCGGCGCATCCAGTTCACACCTGATCTGCTTCCTGGGGATCTGACCGGTACGGATATTTATAACCCGCAAGAAGGCAGTTTCTGTTTTTCTGAAGGCCCGTTATTTCACGAAATTATTCTGGCAGATGAAATTAACCGTGCGCCTGCAAAGGTGCAATCGGCATTGCTGGAAGCCATGCAGGAACGCCAGATTACAGTGGGCGGAGTGACTCGCCCTTTACCCCCTTTATTCATGGTGATGGCAACGCAAAATCCACTGGAGCAGGCTGGCACTTATCCTTTGCCAGAAGCGCAACTGGACCGCTTTTTGTTGCATGTCGTACTTGATTACCCCAGTGCAGAGGAAGAACTGCTGATATTGCAACGCGACCGCGAACGATTGTCAGGCACGGGGGGGCAGGATGGATCTTCTGGGGTAGATGTACAGACAATATTGGCGGCCCGTGAAGAAGTGAAGCAAATCCATATAGACCCCATTCTGGAAGGATATATTGTGGCGCTGGTTGGCGCCACGCGGGATATTGGCAAGTGGTTGCCGGAATATGCAGGGTTTATTGAAGTCGGTGCCAGTCCTAGGGGTTCGCTGGCTATTGCACATGCGGCTGCAGCGGTAGCCTATCTGAATGGCAGAGGGTTTGTGACGCCTGACGATATATTTGATGTTGTGCCAGATTGTCTGCGTCACCGCATTATTCCCAGCTTCACAGCACGCATGGAAAAAATTGCCTGCGACGACATAATCCGGAAACTGCTTGCAGTGGTGCCAGTACCCTGA
- a CDS encoding vWA domain-containing protein, which produces MISMGELSQLEWRNAWWGWLMLQPLAMLVLLKLKRAKVLHYADNHLHPWVMRGNFGLKQGVGRSLIFLFAWFLLACAAAGPRLPIINTSGQKTPSYHQHTIDMMVVLDVSPSMQANDISPNRLQRAKLELQDLIPQLHGERIGLIAFSGSAGLVMPLTGDYSAFQYYLHLAEPGLFEVPGSAIAASLELARKKLLQEKAGGRAILLITDAEASAFSGAQGVALLESAKQLKKNRIPLYILGVGTKSGASIPLADGGVVEQDGVPVISRLDQPGFTSIAELTNGKFAQVEDGDADWQKIYEKGILTIPGSKLPAENVHAWQELYPWFLILSLVLFTWYFFPFRLNRPKPVAAAVMLVLVLSVSNYGTSKAYAAESDWQEAYSAYRQKNYTLAQTLYTQLHGFEARMGEGAAAYRRKDYHYAVKQFSSALLQAKDIKQREKALFNLGNSYFQAGNYRASSDAYLGVLSYALGNPSARANLALSAGMLAKQVKLDKYSEGILGRRGSQTGGDVGRDIGDVPVSMEPAAVEKSPIVRSDNEQLASSEAKLRQGGKSDNQRSPSNAVEADRLYRSALKKLELVADKPMDLQKELMKLEGMKDAAPPGEMLPW; this is translated from the coding sequence ATGATCAGCATGGGGGAGTTATCTCAACTGGAATGGCGTAATGCCTGGTGGGGATGGCTCATGCTGCAGCCCTTGGCCATGTTAGTGCTACTGAAATTGAAACGCGCAAAAGTGCTGCATTACGCAGATAACCATTTGCACCCTTGGGTGATGCGCGGTAATTTTGGTTTAAAGCAGGGTGTGGGGCGTTCACTCATTTTTCTGTTCGCGTGGTTTTTGTTAGCCTGTGCAGCAGCTGGGCCGCGCTTACCCATTATCAATACAAGTGGGCAAAAAACGCCTTCGTACCACCAACATACAATAGACATGATGGTGGTGCTGGACGTCTCGCCTTCCATGCAGGCAAATGATATTTCGCCCAACCGGTTGCAACGCGCCAAGCTGGAATTACAGGATTTAATCCCTCAGTTGCATGGCGAGCGCATTGGTTTGATTGCCTTTTCCGGTAGTGCCGGACTTGTTATGCCACTAACGGGTGACTATTCAGCATTCCAGTATTATCTTCATTTGGCTGAACCTGGGTTATTTGAAGTGCCTGGTTCGGCGATTGCTGCATCTCTTGAATTGGCGCGTAAAAAATTGCTACAGGAAAAAGCAGGTGGTCGTGCAATATTGTTAATCACAGACGCAGAAGCTAGCGCATTTTCCGGTGCGCAGGGAGTGGCGCTTCTGGAATCTGCCAAACAATTGAAGAAAAATCGGATTCCCCTCTATATATTAGGAGTGGGAACGAAATCCGGCGCATCCATTCCGTTGGCTGACGGTGGCGTAGTGGAGCAAGATGGGGTGCCAGTAATCAGTCGGTTGGATCAGCCCGGTTTTACATCGATAGCGGAACTGACAAATGGAAAGTTCGCGCAAGTAGAAGACGGGGATGCGGATTGGCAGAAGATATACGAAAAGGGGATACTGACTATTCCGGGCAGTAAACTGCCCGCAGAAAATGTGCATGCATGGCAAGAACTTTATCCCTGGTTTTTGATTCTTTCGCTTGTATTGTTTACTTGGTACTTTTTCCCCTTCAGGCTGAATCGCCCCAAACCAGTTGCGGCAGCCGTAATGCTTGTTTTGGTGCTGTCAGTTTCGAATTACGGTACCTCCAAAGCCTATGCGGCAGAATCAGATTGGCAGGAGGCCTATAGTGCCTATCGCCAGAAAAACTATACGCTCGCACAAACGCTTTATACCCAACTCCATGGCTTTGAAGCACGTATGGGAGAAGGCGCGGCTGCGTACAGGCGCAAAGACTACCATTATGCAGTCAAGCAGTTCAGTAGCGCTTTGCTTCAAGCTAAAGACATTAAACAAAGAGAAAAAGCGTTATTTAATCTGGGGAACAGTTATTTTCAGGCGGGAAACTATCGCGCATCATCCGATGCTTATTTAGGTGTGCTGAGTTATGCGCTTGGCAATCCATCCGCCCGAGCAAATCTGGCGCTGTCAGCCGGGATGTTAGCTAAACAGGTTAAACTGGATAAATACAGCGAAGGCATTTTGGGGCGTCGCGGATCACAAACAGGGGGCGATGTGGGGCGAGATATAGGAGATGTTCCTGTATCTATGGAACCTGCAGCAGTTGAGAAAAGCCCAATAGTCCGGTCGGATAATGAGCAATTAGCCAGTTCAGAAGCCAAGCTACGGCAGGGAGGTAAGTCGGATAATCAAAGAAGTCCCAGCAATGCAGTAGAAGCCGACCGACTGTATCGTTCTGCGTTAAAAAAGCTGGAACTGGTCGCAGATAAACCGATGGACTTGCAAAAAGAACTCATGAAGCTCGAAGGGATGAAAGACGCTGCTCCGCCTGGAGAAATGTTGCCATGGTAA